A genome region from Leptodactylus fuscus isolate aLepFus1 chromosome 6, aLepFus1.hap2, whole genome shotgun sequence includes the following:
- the LOC142209959 gene encoding olfactory receptor 6N1-like — MVGFSYLTSVSPADYFFLHLTFEDDKEIERISNDTRISEIVLLGFPNLQHLHVLLFIVLLIIYLFIICGNAVILLVICRERTLHSPMYFFIAALSCLELGYTAITIPKMLADLLDDEKKISLNGCLVQAYFLHALGAAECLIFTMMAYDRYLAICKPLMYSSIMTTHLYVRLVAFSCVGGILSPVIDVILISLLPFCGPNCIENVFCDFPPLISLACTDTRFYIMVEFTISISGIFLTSAFVLFSYIRIIHIILRIKSKDGRQKAFSTCGAHLIVVTLFFGSIGFMYIRVTRSYSVEYDRAVGLTYAVFTPLANPIIYGLRNQEVKKFLSKLVSSRIVIKKQK; from the coding sequence atggtcggtttCTCGTATCTGACTTCTGTGTCACCTgccgattatttttttttacatttaacatTTGAAGATGACAAAGAAATAGAAAGAATTTCCAATGATACTCGAATTTCTGAAATTGTCTTACTCGGATTTCCAAATCTTCAACACTTGCATGTCCTTCTTTTCATAGTCCTTCTCATCATCTACCTGTTCATCATTTGTGGCAATGCTGTAATACTGCTCGTAATCTGCAGGGAGCGCACCCTGCACTCCCCCATGTACTTCTTTATTGCAGCCTTATCTTGTTTAGAACTTGGCTATACGGCCATCACAATTCCAAAGATGTTGGCCGATCTCCTGGATGATGAGAAGAAGATCTCTTTGAATGGATGCCTTGTACAGGCCTACTTCCTACATGCTCTTGGAGCAGCTGAATGCTTGATCTTCACAATGATGGCGTATGACCGATATTTGGCCATTTGTAAGCCATTAATGTACTCATCTATTATGACAACTCATCTATATGTTCGTTTGGTTGCCTTCTCTTGCGTTGGAGGGATCCTAAGCCCTGTCATTGATGTCATCTTAATTTCTCTCCTTCCATTTTGTGGTCCAAACTGTATTGAGAATGTATTCTGCGACTTCCCCCCATTAATCTCTTTAGCGTGCACGGATACAAGGTTCTATATAATGGTGGAGTTTACAATAAGCATCTCTGGTATCTTCTTGACTTCTGCTTTTGTTCTTTTCTCTTACATCAGGATAATCCACATTATTTTACGGATAAAGTCCAAAGATGGACGTCAGAAAGCCTTCTCTACCTGCGGAGCGCACCTGATTGTTGTCACACTGTTTTTTGGTAGCATTGGCTTTATGTATATACGTGTTACAAGAAGTTACTCTGTAGAGTACGACAGGGCTGTGGGTCTCACCTACGCCGTCTTTACACCACTAGCTAACCCCATCATCTATGGACTAAGGAATCAGGAAGTCAAAAAATTCCTATCGAAACTTGTCAGCAGTAGAAttgttataaaaaaacaaaaataa
- the LOC142209960 gene encoding olfactory receptor 6N1-like: protein MERISNDTRISEIILIGFPNLQHLHVLLFIVLLIIYLFLICGNAVILLVICRERTLHSPMYFFIAALSCLELGYTAITIPKMLADLLDDEKKISLNGCLVQAYFLHALGAAECYILTMMAYDRYLAICKPLMYSSIMTAHLYVRLVAYCCVGGILSPVIETILISLLPFCGPNCIENVFCDFPPLISLACTDTSFYIMVEFIVSSFIILLTSAFVLFSYIRIIHIILRIKSKDGRQKAFSTCGAHLIVVTLFFGSIGFMYIRVTKSYSVEYDRAVGLTYAVFTPLANPIIYGLRNQEIKKFLSKLVSSRIVIKKQK, encoded by the coding sequence ATGGAAAGAATTTCCAACGATACTCGAATTTCTGAAATTATCTTAATTGGATTTCCAAATCTTCAACACTTGCATGTCCTTCTTTTCATAGTCCTTCTCATCATCTACCTGTTCCTCATTTGTGGCAATGCTGTAATACTGCTAGTAATCTGCAGGGAGCGCACCCTGCACTCCCCCATGTACTTCTTTATTGCAGCCTTATCTTGTTTAGAACTTGGCTATACGGCCATCACAATTCCAAAGATGTTGGCCGATCTCCTGGATGATGAGAAGAAGATCTCTTTGAATGGATGCCTTGTACAGGCCTACTTCCTACATGCTCTTGGAGCAGCTGAATGCTATATCCTCACAATGATGGCGTATGACCGATATTTGGCCATCTGTAAGCCATTAATGTACTCATCTATTATGACAGCTCATCTATATGTTCGTTTGGTTGCCTACTGTTGCGTTGGAGGGATCCTAAGCCCTGTCATCGAAACCATCTTAATTTCTCTCCTTCCATTTTGTGGTCCAAACTGTATTGAGAATGTATTCTGCGACTTCCCCCCATTAATCTCTTTAGCGTGCACGGATACGAGCTTCTATATAATGGTGGAGTTTATAGTAAGCTCCTTTATTATCCTCTTGACTTCTGCTTTTGTTCTTTTCTCTTACATCAGGATAATCCACATTATTTTACGGATAAAGTCCAAAGATGGACgtcagaaagccttctccacctgcggAGCGCACCTGATTGTTGTCACACTGTTTTTTGGTAGCATTGGCTTCATGTATATACGTGTTACAAAAAGTTACTCTGTAGAGTATGACAGGGCTGTGGGTCTCACCTACGCCGTCTTTACACCACTAGCTAACCCCATCATCTATGGACTAAGGAATCAGGAAATCAAAAAATTCCTATCTAAACTTGTCAGCAGTAGAAttgttataaaaaaacaaaaataa